The following is a genomic window from Ethanoligenens harbinense YUAN-3.
AAATATGCGAAAGGTGGTGAATCAATCATGGAACAGAGAAAAATTATTCCCGGTATCCATTGTGATGTTTCCAACTGTGTGTATAACGATAAACGGTCCAACTGCTATGCCAACGAGATCGAGGTCGGTCCACATCAGGCTCAGAAAAAAGACGACACCATCTGTGCGACGTTTCGGCAGGGCGAACATCAATAACATCAAGCCGTAGTTTTGCCGCGGGGGGTATCCCTGCGGTTACATAGCGATGCAGTACCACGCAAAAAGGACGACGGCTTGTATGCGAAAATGGTCAGTCGATGCCCAGCACCGTGAAAATGGTCTGCTGCATGCCCTCTTTGTCGCAGACGCCTTCAAATCGCACCGGTTTTTCAAACAGGGAGGAAATCTGCTTGGGCGGTTTGGAAAGCGAAAGTTTGGAAAGTTCACCGACCAGCGTGCGCTGGTCGGCATTGGCGGTCTGCTCACTGCGAATGGCGCCCACCACGTCACCCGCGAATTTGTAGGCGCTGGCGGTGGAAGCGATGATGGTCTTGGCCTCGTCGCCCGTCTTCTCGCGGTACTGCCGATAGACATTGAGTGCCACGGCGGTGTGCGGGTCGGTCACGCAGGCGTTCTTTGCATAGGTTTCCCGGATGGTGGAGCGGGTGCCGTCGTCGTCGCAATAGCTGGCCCAGAAATGTTCCTGCAGACTTTTCTTGATGGCTTCGTCCACCTCATAGCGCCCGGTTTTGGCAAGGCTGTCCATATAGCCGCGCACCTGCTTGTCGTCGCAGGCGGATAGGTCGTAGAGCAGGCGTTCCAGATTGCTGGAAATGAGGATGTCCATCGACGGGGAAATGGTGGTGTAGAACGGGCGGTTGCGGTCGTAAACGCCCGTCTGCAGAAATTCCGTGAGGACATTGTTTGCGTTGGAGGCACAGATGAGCTTGTTGATGGGAATGCCCATCTTTTTGGCATAGTAGGCGGCAAGGATATTGCCGAAATTGCCGGTGGGTACCACGATATTGATATGCTCGCCCGCAGAGATCCGGTTGTTTTTGATGAGATCACAGTAAGAGGAAATATAATAGACAATCTGCGGAACCAGACGTCCCCAGTTGATGGAGTTGGCGCTGGAGAAGACCATGTTGTGCTCCGCCAGCTTCTGTTTGACGGCGGTGTCGGTAAAGACGGCCTTCACGCCGGCCTGCGCATCGTCGAAATTGCCGCGGATGGCGCTGACATATACATTTTCGCCTTCCTGCGTGGCCATTTGCAGCTTTTGCAGGGGGCTTACACCCTGCTCGGGATAGAACACAAGGATGCGGGTGCCGGGCACGTCGCGGAAGCCTTCCAGGGCGGCCTTTCCGGTGTCGCCCGAGGTGGCAACGAGTATGACGACGGTTTTGCCCGGCTCGGCCTTTTCCACCGAAACGCTCAGCAGATGCGGCAGCAGTTGGAGCGCCATGTCTTTAAACGCGCAGGTGGGGCCGTGCCAGAGTTCCAGCAGATAGACACCGGGTTCCAGTTCATACAGCGGCGCGATGCTTTCGGTCTCGAATTTTTCGCGCGTGTAGGCTTGGGAAACGCAGTTCAGCACCTCACCGGGGGTGAAATCGCCTAGGAAGCGGCTGAGAATGTCGTTGGCGCGTGCCACATAATCCGAATCCGTCAGAATCTTCAGATCGGTATAGGACAGCCAGGGCATGCTTTCCGGCACGAACAGGCCGCCGTCTTCCGAGATGCCGCGGCTAATGGCCACCGAAGCGGTGACGGTCACGTCATTGTTTCTGGTGCTTTTATAATTCATCATCATATCCCCCAAGCGGGTCGTCTTATTATCGGGCAAGGCCGCCCTGTGTTTACGGTGTATCCGGTTACCGCTTTTATACTATATAGTAGTACATCTTAAAAAGCCTGTCAAAAGGCAGATTTCCAAAAAACATTGCCGTATTTTGCCGCAGTCTAGAAAGGGGACTGCGCTGTGAATGCGTTTGGAATGTGGCGGATGGTGCAGCGTGCAAAATCGCCGCCCGCTCCCGGGAGAATCT
Proteins encoded in this region:
- a CDS encoding DUF1540 domain-containing protein; protein product: MEQRKIIPGIHCDVSNCVYNDKRSNCYANEIEVGPHQAQKKDDTICATFRQGEHQ
- the thrC gene encoding threonine synthase → MNYKSTRNNDVTVTASVAISRGISEDGGLFVPESMPWLSYTDLKILTDSDYVARANDILSRFLGDFTPGEVLNCVSQAYTREKFETESIAPLYELEPGVYLLELWHGPTCAFKDMALQLLPHLLSVSVEKAEPGKTVVILVATSGDTGKAALEGFRDVPGTRILVFYPEQGVSPLQKLQMATQEGENVYVSAIRGNFDDAQAGVKAVFTDTAVKQKLAEHNMVFSSANSINWGRLVPQIVYYISSYCDLIKNNRISAGEHINIVVPTGNFGNILAAYYAKKMGIPINKLICASNANNVLTEFLQTGVYDRNRPFYTTISPSMDILISSNLERLLYDLSACDDKQVRGYMDSLAKTGRYEVDEAIKKSLQEHFWASYCDDDGTRSTIRETYAKNACVTDPHTAVALNVYRQYREKTGDEAKTIIASTASAYKFAGDVVGAIRSEQTANADQRTLVGELSKLSLSKPPKQISSLFEKPVRFEGVCDKEGMQQTIFTVLGID